TGCGCAAAGACGGTTACAGTCATATTTCGGAAGCTGTCGGTGCAGAGCATCGTTAAGCAATGTTTCGGAGTTCCCCGGATTGGAAATTAGAAGCGTGGAAGAGGGTAATGTCGTACGGGACTCTTCCCCCCGCTTAACATCATGTATAATGGATAAGAACAGGGGAAGCTATAGAGACAGGAGGCATAAGCATGGACGGTAGAGACTGGGGTACATTTTTACTTCCTTATGAACAAGCGGTAGAGGAATTGAAAGTTAAGTTTAAAACGATGCGGGCGGAGCTTAAGAAAAGGGAAGAATACGCCCCGATCGAATTCGTTACCGGTCGTGTCAAAAAAATATCCAGCATTCTGGAGAAATCCAGACGCCTGAATGTGCCGCTTGATCAGGTGGAAACAGGCATTGAGGATATTGCAGGTATCCGCATTATGTGCCAGTTTGTGGATGATATTCGGCGGGTAGCCGAGTATATACGTGGACGTAAGGATTTGACGGTATTAATCGAGAAAGATTATATCACCAATTTCAAAGAAAGCGGCTACCGCAGTTTCCATATGATTATTGAGTATCCTGTTCAGACGGCTCTTGGGCAGAAGAATGTACTGGCCGAGATTCAGATTCGGACGCTGGCGATGAACTTCTGGGCCACGATCGAGCACTCCCTTAGTTACAAGTTTCGGGAGAGTCTGCCGGATGATATGCGCGCACGATTGAAAAAGACGGCGGAAGCCGCTTTTGTACTCGATAATGAGATGTCGGCGATCCGTCTGCAAATTCTGGAGGCGCAAAAGGCCTTTGAAGATGACTCAAATATTGTATCAAGAACGCTGAGCATCATACATCAATTGTATTTCTACCACCTCGTGAACGAAGCGATAGAGGCACAAAAGCGCTTCAATGACTGCTGGGAGCGTCATGATATGGAAGGGTTAAAAGACCTTCTGGATGATGTAAAAGCACTTCTGAATGCGGCTAGAAAGGGCGAAAACCCGGATGAGCAGCTATGAGCCGCTGTATGTTGACTATCTGATCTACTTCAATCGCGATCGGGACTACTTTGAATGCCATGAGGTATTGGAAGAACTGTGGCTTGAACGGGATCGAGATTCTCTGTACAAAGGATTGCTACAGATTGCAGTGGGGCTGTATCATTTCAGGAATGATAACCTTCGCGGAGGACGCATGATGTTACAGAGTTCGGTAGATCTGTTAAAGTCATATCCGGAAACTTCGCGAGGTATTGCCCTTGGACCGTTGGTGCAGGAAGTACAGGAGCTGGTTCATGGACTTTCGGGTCCTGAGCCGCAGAAGTTTCCTTACAGAGACTTGCATATTCAGATTCAGGATGAGGTACTGGTGCAGGAGGTTCGAGAACGTGCTCTTGAACTGAAGCCTAATATTCCCCAACGCCGGAGTCCTACACGTGGACGAATCTATGAAGAGAAGATGAAAGCATTGCAGCAGGAGCAGAACTTGCAGAGCGAGTAAGCTTGTAATAGAAAGACATCATTCACTTTATCATTAACATGTTCTCAGACATATGATCTTTAAAAAACACCCCGACCGTTCCTCTAGAGGAA
This window of the Paenibacillus marchantiae genome carries:
- a CDS encoding DUF309 domain-containing protein, with protein sequence MSSYEPLYVDYLIYFNRDRDYFECHEVLEELWLERDRDSLYKGLLQIAVGLYHFRNDNLRGGRMMLQSSVDLLKSYPETSRGIALGPLVQEVQELVHGLSGPEPQKFPYRDLHIQIQDEVLVQEVRERALELKPNIPQRRSPTRGRIYEEKMKALQQEQNLQSE
- a CDS encoding GTP pyrophosphokinase, whose product is MDGRDWGTFLLPYEQAVEELKVKFKTMRAELKKREEYAPIEFVTGRVKKISSILEKSRRLNVPLDQVETGIEDIAGIRIMCQFVDDIRRVAEYIRGRKDLTVLIEKDYITNFKESGYRSFHMIIEYPVQTALGQKNVLAEIQIRTLAMNFWATIEHSLSYKFRESLPDDMRARLKKTAEAAFVLDNEMSAIRLQILEAQKAFEDDSNIVSRTLSIIHQLYFYHLVNEAIEAQKRFNDCWERHDMEGLKDLLDDVKALLNAARKGENPDEQL